Proteins encoded by one window of Candidatus Sumerlaea chitinivorans:
- a CDS encoding putative Fe-S oxidoreductase: MGGCTFCDASGSGAAHIVRAADIRSQVAQQIDRCRARYGTEQFIAYFQAFTNTYAPVDRLRELYDAALEDPRVVGLSVGTRADCIDEEVCALLRSYSDTRRVWVEIGIQTINQTTLDAMNRAETVDDYRRAARLVKSAGLELVVHVIFGLPAETEEDALATIAFVNEIGADGIKIHNLYIDSHAPIAKQWREGRIELWERQRYTQTVADALELLRWECAVHRLTGQAPRSRHLAPIWALEKTAIHREIESILAERGTYQGCRAGSTLRRLT, from the coding sequence GTGGGGGGCTGCACGTTTTGTGACGCAAGCGGAAGTGGTGCCGCCCACATTGTCCGAGCTGCCGACATTCGATCGCAGGTCGCGCAACAAATTGATCGCTGCCGCGCTCGCTATGGCACAGAACAGTTTATCGCGTATTTCCAAGCCTTCACCAATACCTATGCACCTGTTGACCGGCTTCGCGAGTTGTACGACGCGGCTCTCGAGGATCCACGCGTTGTTGGTCTAAGTGTTGGCACTCGCGCGGACTGTATTGATGAAGAAGTCTGTGCCCTCCTGCGCTCTTACAGCGATACTCGTCGAGTCTGGGTAGAGATCGGCATTCAAACGATCAATCAAACGACGCTGGATGCAATGAACCGCGCCGAGACCGTTGACGACTATCGTCGGGCAGCTCGCCTCGTGAAGAGCGCGGGGCTTGAGCTTGTTGTCCACGTTATATTTGGTCTCCCCGCTGAAACGGAAGAAGATGCGTTGGCAACCATTGCTTTCGTAAACGAAATTGGCGCGGACGGCATCAAAATCCACAATCTCTACATTGATTCTCATGCTCCCATCGCGAAGCAGTGGCGCGAGGGGAGAATTGAGCTTTGGGAGCGGCAGCGCTACACTCAAACTGTTGCGGATGCCTTGGAACTCTTGCGGTGGGAATGCGCCGTACACCGTTTGACAGGTCAGGCGCCGCGGTCCCGACACCTTGCCCCCATTTGGGCGCTTGAAAAGACCGCTATCCATCGCGAAATAGAGAGTATCCTTGCCGAACGAGGAACGTACCAAGGCTGTCGAGCAGGATCTACCTTGCGCAGGCTTACATGA
- a CDS encoding Glycosyl transferase has translation MLSQRLALVILNLNGCDVLRDCLGSVLRSEPEAPHVIVVDNGSTDGSADMVRKEFPQVLLLATGQNLGFAGGNNVGLQVAIEAGFPYIVLLNNDTIVDPQCFAHMVAAAEQDATVGAVTPLILFAEPADRIWCAGGSFNLWYGIARHYGLRRRRSSHQYQRPRDVTFATGCAVLLRTQALKEVGLLDESLFAYHEDAELSWRLLRAGWKIRYVPQAVLWHREGWSSRRSVGQAIRLRLCVRNILIVHRRYARWYQRLTFWPCFFWRWVVLAGLNALLHRRFDTFRGIFSGIAAYFRGEIGKPKDIA, from the coding sequence ATGCTGAGCCAACGTCTGGCCCTCGTGATCCTCAATCTAAACGGCTGCGACGTCCTGCGGGATTGTCTTGGCTCGGTGTTGAGGTCTGAACCGGAAGCGCCACATGTTATCGTTGTCGATAATGGATCGACGGACGGTTCCGCGGACATGGTCCGCAAAGAGTTTCCGCAAGTGCTGCTCCTTGCCACGGGCCAGAATTTGGGATTCGCGGGAGGCAACAACGTTGGTCTCCAAGTGGCGATCGAGGCGGGATTTCCCTATATCGTACTTTTAAACAACGACACGATCGTAGATCCACAGTGTTTTGCGCACATGGTGGCGGCAGCTGAACAAGATGCCACAGTTGGCGCGGTCACGCCACTTATTCTTTTTGCTGAGCCCGCCGACAGGATTTGGTGTGCCGGGGGCAGTTTTAACCTCTGGTACGGGATTGCCCGCCACTATGGGTTGCGCCGTAGAAGATCAAGTCACCAATACCAGCGACCACGAGATGTGACTTTTGCTACTGGATGTGCAGTCCTTCTGCGAACTCAAGCGCTCAAGGAGGTGGGGCTGCTGGACGAATCGCTTTTCGCATACCACGAGGATGCAGAATTATCGTGGCGCCTACTCCGCGCTGGCTGGAAAATCCGGTACGTGCCGCAAGCTGTCCTCTGGCATCGGGAAGGATGGTCATCACGTCGCAGTGTGGGTCAAGCAATCCGATTGCGACTCTGCGTGAGGAACATTCTCATTGTACATCGACGTTATGCCAGGTGGTATCAGCGTCTCACATTTTGGCCCTGCTTTTTCTGGCGATGGGTTGTGCTCGCGGGGCTAAACGCCCTCCTTCATAGGCGCTTTGATACTTTTCGTGGGATTTTTTCCGGTATAGCGGCTTACTTCCGAGGCGAGATTGGCAAACCAAAGGATATTGCATGA
- a CDS encoding Acyl-[acyl-carrier-protein]--UDP-N-acetylglucosamine O-acyltransferase — protein sequence MTPIHPTAIVDPKAEIDPSVEIGPYVIIEGPVQIGPRTKIFAHAHLCGNTVIGADNEIHMGCVIGHTPQHLGYRGQPTGVRIGDGNVFREYVTIHRGSEEGSHTVVGDRCYFMAMSHIAHDAVVGNEIIVANGTLLAGHVHIEDKVVLSGNVGIHQHCRIGTLAMIGGLSKIVQDIPPYMLVDGSSKVCGINVVGLRRAGFDASTREKIKRAYKLLYRSNLNVSQALEAIEQELGDCPQIQHLIGFIRASKRGIASHTLNRSDD from the coding sequence GTGACCCCAATTCATCCCACTGCCATCGTAGACCCAAAGGCCGAAATTGATCCGTCCGTGGAGATTGGACCCTATGTAATTATTGAGGGCCCGGTCCAAATTGGTCCCCGAACGAAGATTTTTGCGCATGCCCACCTTTGTGGGAATACGGTGATCGGTGCCGATAACGAGATTCACATGGGATGTGTGATTGGCCACACCCCACAACATTTAGGCTATCGCGGTCAGCCCACTGGTGTACGCATCGGGGACGGCAATGTTTTTCGCGAGTATGTGACGATTCACCGTGGTTCTGAGGAGGGTTCCCACACAGTCGTTGGAGACCGTTGCTATTTCATGGCGATGTCTCACATTGCCCACGACGCTGTGGTCGGCAACGAAATCATTGTAGCAAACGGAACCCTGTTGGCGGGTCACGTTCACATTGAAGATAAGGTCGTCCTTAGTGGGAACGTCGGCATTCACCAGCACTGCCGCATCGGCACGCTCGCCATGATTGGCGGCTTATCCAAGATCGTTCAGGACATTCCGCCTTACATGCTCGTGGATGGGAGTTCAAAAGTCTGCGGGATAAATGTTGTCGGTCTCCGTCGCGCCGGGTTCGATGCCTCAACGCGCGAGAAAATCAAGCGCGCCTACAAGTTGCTCTATCGTTCTAACCTAAACGTTTCGCAAGCGCTCGAGGCTATCGAACAGGAACTGGGAGATTGCCCACAAATTCAACATCTCATTGGGTTCATTCGTGCTTCGAAGCGCGGAATTGCAAGTCACACGCTAAACCGTAGCGACGATTGA
- a CDS encoding General secretion pathway protein G yields the protein MLKGLKNAMITKRRNFQSKAFTFIEIMLVVLIIGILMGIVVPRMVGQTKGAKVRACKASIRNIGVALGAFEVRAGRFPTTQEGLQALVTKPSSLSDEEWDGPYLQELPKDPWGQEFIYRSPGEHNQDYDLISKGPDKQENTPDDIANFNLSEAQSK from the coding sequence ATGCTTAAGGGGCTGAAAAACGCGATGATAACAAAGCGACGAAATTTTCAGAGCAAGGCGTTCACCTTTATTGAAATTATGCTGGTGGTGCTGATCATCGGAATCCTGATGGGCATTGTGGTGCCGCGAATGGTTGGCCAAACTAAAGGCGCAAAGGTGCGCGCATGCAAAGCCTCCATTCGAAACATCGGCGTAGCCTTGGGCGCGTTCGAGGTTCGAGCAGGTCGCTTTCCCACAACTCAGGAAGGGCTTCAAGCCTTGGTGACAAAACCCAGTAGTCTCTCAGATGAGGAGTGGGATGGCCCTTACCTTCAAGAATTGCCCAAGGATCCATGGGGCCAAGAATTTATTTATCGATCGCCCGGCGAACACAATCAAGACTACGACTTGATTTCGAAAGGTCCAGACAAGCAGGAGAACACTCCTGATGACATAGCGAACTTTAATTTGTCTGAAGCGCAATCAAAGTGA
- a CDS encoding tRNA (Guanine37-N1) -methyltransferase: protein MEIEVLTLFPEMFEGVLQSSILKRALDQGFVRISVRNIRDYTTDKHHVADDAPYGGGPGMVMKVEPIAAAIEDAVARHAPTPMLRVYLSPDGEPWSQALAEEFSRLPGLLLLCGRYEGVDERVREHFIDREISIGDYVLTGGEIPAMVIIDSVVRLIPGVLGNQDSTRQDSFSGIGLLDCPHYTRPEEFRGWRVPEILLSGHHKKIEEWRRQQSLLRTAQRRPDLLKALWDRLEKSDIEFLKACGYPKPPDEVM from the coding sequence ATGGAAATTGAGGTACTAACGCTTTTCCCAGAGATGTTTGAGGGCGTATTGCAAAGCAGCATTCTTAAGCGCGCCCTAGATCAAGGCTTTGTACGAATCTCGGTTCGCAACATCCGTGATTACACGACTGACAAACACCACGTGGCTGATGATGCTCCTTACGGCGGCGGGCCGGGGATGGTCATGAAAGTGGAACCCATTGCCGCAGCCATTGAAGACGCGGTGGCGCGCCACGCTCCCACCCCCATGTTGCGAGTCTACCTCTCTCCGGATGGCGAACCGTGGTCACAAGCGCTTGCCGAAGAATTCTCGCGTCTTCCGGGGTTGCTCTTGCTTTGTGGGCGCTACGAAGGGGTGGACGAGCGCGTGCGTGAACATTTTATTGATCGAGAGATCTCGATCGGCGACTACGTACTCACGGGCGGGGAGATTCCCGCCATGGTGATCATTGATTCCGTCGTCCGTCTTATCCCCGGCGTCCTTGGAAATCAGGATAGTACGCGACAGGACTCGTTTAGCGGGATTGGGCTACTTGATTGTCCCCACTACACGCGGCCCGAGGAGTTTCGAGGCTGGCGAGTCCCAGAGATCCTTCTGAGTGGACACCACAAGAAGATTGAAGAGTGGCGTCGGCAGCAATCGTTACTTAGGACTGCGCAGCGGCGCCCAGATCTCCTGAAAGCACTTTGGGACCGACTTGAGAAATCGGACATCGAGTTTCTGAAGGCATGTGGGTACCCCAAACCGCCAGACGAGGTCATGTAA
- a CDS encoding Ferredoxin, producing MADKSNRLPDNAPGKWYVDNTCIDCDACRQVAPNNFARNEEAGYSYVSKQPENEEEEKQCQEAMEGCPVESIGNDGD from the coding sequence ATGGCTGACAAGTCGAACAGGCTTCCAGATAATGCCCCTGGCAAATGGTACGTAGACAACACCTGCATTGACTGCGATGCGTGCCGTCAAGTTGCTCCAAATAATTTTGCTCGCAATGAAGAGGCTGGCTACAGCTACGTCTCCAAACAGCCCGAGAATGAAGAAGAAGAAAAGCAGTGCCAAGAGGCCATGGAGGGCTGCCCAGTCGAATCCATCGGCAACGATGGTGATTAG